A genome region from Deltaproteobacteria bacterium includes the following:
- a CDS encoding Rrf2 family transcriptional regulator produces MRVSRRCEYALRALLELGLQKPGGRPLTVGQIARAQRVPEGVLANLLVLLKRAKLVTSVQGARGGFYLAKKPAEITLGEVLRLIDGPVAVAPIKCLAGERPKECAESECSYYDVWGEVRDAISRIVDATTLENVIDRSRSQREGRPIQIMYYI; encoded by the coding sequence ATGCGAGTATCGAGAAGATGCGAGTATGCCCTCCGGGCCCTGCTCGAGCTGGGACTCCAGAAGCCGGGCGGCCGCCCGCTGACTGTCGGCCAGATTGCCCGTGCGCAGCGCGTCCCCGAAGGGGTGCTGGCTAACCTGCTTGTCCTGCTGAAGCGGGCCAAACTGGTGACGAGCGTACAGGGGGCGCGGGGCGGGTTCTACCTTGCGAAAAAACCGGCTGAAATCACGCTGGGCGAGGTACTGCGGCTCATTGACGGGCCGGTGGCAGTGGCGCCGATCAAGTGCCTCGCCGGGGAACGGCCGAAGGAGTGCGCCGAGTCGGAGTGTTCCTACTACGACGTTTGGGGCGAGGTGCGCGACGCCATTAGCCGGATCGTGGACGCGACCACGCTGGAAAATGTCATCGACCGTTCCCGTTCGCAGCGCGAAGGCCGCCCAATCCAGATCATGTACTACATCTAG
- a CDS encoding cyclic nucleotide-binding domain-containing protein: MDAEQLKKMYLFEGLDEDGIAKIAAICKEETFKAGDRIFNEGDKGDKLYMVLSGEVRISKMIPGVGEEALAMLKEGSFFGEMALIDDIERSTHAIANKATKCATISRGDFEQLLFVDEKIATPILWTFVRTLSSRLRETNEKIKAFFAMTGGFK; encoded by the coding sequence ATGGACGCCGAACAGCTCAAGAAAATGTATCTCTTCGAAGGCCTGGACGAGGACGGTATCGCCAAGATCGCCGCCATCTGCAAGGAAGAAACCTTCAAGGCAGGCGACAGGATCTTCAATGAAGGCGACAAGGGCGACAAGCTCTACATGGTCTTGTCGGGCGAGGTCCGCATCTCGAAGATGATACCCGGCGTGGGCGAGGAAGCTCTCGCCATGTTGAAGGAAGGCTCGTTTTTCGGCGAAATGGCCCTCATTGACGACATCGAACGCTCGACTCACGCCATCGCCAACAAGGCGACCAAATGCGCCACCATATCCCGGGGCGACTTCGAGCAGCTCCTGTTCGTGGACGAGAAGATTGCCACCCCTATCCTGTGGACATTCGTGCGGACCCTGTCGTCCCGCCTCCGCGAGACGAACGAGAAGATCAAGGCGTTCTTCGCCATGACCGGCGGCTTCAAGTAA
- a CDS encoding FG-GAP repeat protein, with amino-acid sequence MKKAAILLLFLSACTLGDDVPPGTPSSVLFDTNLRHLSWVSTGDDGDHGRGALTDVRAAFDPDDASQAAFRPENVADTVVMENVPGSGLSQTPREYLVRRLSLGRPVFLLVAQRDEVGNVGPFATASGTDENADGSVFTNLLDLVCPLGSTPSLSAIAAGDLDGLPGDDIAVGDPDNNRVLLFYGEPYRPFDLLPAARFCEPDAVLDGALLGGRFGAALSIGDVDGDGAGELLIGAPDFDRNDGLGPRGAVFLVRAGGQRSAPGDFLSIQTGPQQGYVSKVMSSDPPFIRFANRFTESVAGNREQQWTYYSGTPMLAGTDAASLADPVHHVVNGRLLDGVQEGWLFEITSGPNLGFRCRIHGLEAVLPDVLRIVRCDPAVRNAQALTPATGQSWRIYRDLAAGRTLVTVKDSPFLVMGGLRKPVTALSLTGAGGTSVPQLAILGPVPVANSLPSGFGEVIEARGDINDDRIADVVLGLSGLDGVSWAERDVPLAERGAVFVLFGDGRFTAITGEGPNTLPSGIRDLARFDARPDVVFLGENAGDRLGTSVATGVTARTNPATPEAEDPMVPYFGLAMGAPGAVADGRASAGKVYAFLVDRYLKSRDWRAPGSLSDGVYNFSDPDGPDGPLLSDHGHFEIWGAEAGDRIGLALELGGDFNLDSVADLAVLGAGTGGEGILYQFLVTPYHPAPPQAYVVDPDVTGGSPFYPVQTINMGNRDVNRRVDLNGDSLLDPHEDRCVFCILNLAEPDIFGLPQVAMVGGPDAVVTGPLFAADTIPDGLDDLSFLAETPAGTVPVVLNGLVAGTAPWVAPDADVCTITELVRVVQIYSKPEDVALAVESALRGRTCDALPRVRGKIRGRASAQQGIDPVLDGNDGSLGAVGRDFRGRVTIDVEPIAAAPRFFRRLEEAAPDAGNENTVRVHINRLPLESREVWGPVLTTGRPPEAGYFTVPPAAYHGAADVSGDGQPDFIVISGSDAHVLH; translated from the coding sequence TTGAAGAAGGCCGCCATACTTCTCCTGTTCCTGTCTGCCTGCACGCTGGGCGACGATGTGCCGCCGGGAACTCCGTCGAGCGTGCTGTTCGATACGAACCTCAGGCACCTCTCCTGGGTTTCGACAGGTGACGACGGCGATCACGGCCGCGGCGCGCTTACCGACGTCCGCGCCGCCTTCGACCCGGATGACGCGAGCCAGGCGGCGTTCCGGCCGGAGAACGTTGCTGACACGGTGGTGATGGAAAACGTGCCGGGATCGGGCCTGTCGCAGACGCCGCGTGAATATCTGGTGAGACGCCTCAGCCTCGGGCGTCCGGTTTTCCTGCTCGTCGCGCAGCGCGACGAGGTGGGAAACGTTGGACCCTTCGCCACGGCTTCGGGTACGGATGAAAACGCGGACGGTTCGGTCTTCACCAACCTGCTCGACCTTGTGTGCCCGCTGGGAAGCACGCCGTCGTTGTCGGCCATCGCCGCAGGCGATCTGGACGGACTGCCGGGCGATGACATCGCCGTGGGCGACCCGGACAACAACCGGGTGCTGCTGTTCTATGGCGAACCCTACCGGCCGTTCGACCTGCTTCCGGCGGCGCGGTTCTGCGAGCCGGACGCGGTGCTGGACGGTGCGCTACTGGGCGGGCGGTTCGGCGCGGCGCTCTCCATCGGCGATGTGGACGGCGATGGTGCAGGGGAACTGCTGATCGGCGCGCCGGATTTCGACCGGAACGACGGCCTCGGCCCCCGGGGGGCGGTGTTCCTCGTCCGCGCCGGCGGGCAGCGGTCCGCGCCGGGCGATTTCCTGTCGATCCAGACCGGTCCGCAGCAGGGCTATGTCTCGAAGGTGATGTCGTCCGATCCGCCGTTCATCCGGTTCGCCAACCGGTTCACCGAATCGGTGGCCGGCAACCGCGAGCAGCAGTGGACCTACTACAGCGGCACGCCGATGCTGGCGGGCACGGACGCGGCATCGCTCGCCGATCCTGTTCACCATGTCGTGAACGGCCGCCTCCTGGACGGAGTGCAGGAGGGCTGGCTCTTCGAGATCACCAGCGGACCGAACCTGGGATTCCGGTGCCGGATTCACGGGCTGGAGGCGGTGCTGCCTGACGTGCTGCGGATCGTCCGGTGCGACCCGGCCGTCCGGAACGCGCAGGCGCTGACTCCGGCCACGGGCCAGTCGTGGAGGATTTACCGCGATCTTGCCGCCGGACGGACGCTGGTGACCGTGAAAGACAGTCCGTTCCTCGTCATGGGCGGACTCAGGAAGCCGGTGACGGCGCTGTCGCTCACGGGCGCAGGGGGGACCAGCGTTCCGCAGCTCGCGATCCTGGGCCCGGTGCCGGTGGCGAACAGCCTGCCGTCCGGTTTCGGTGAGGTGATCGAGGCGCGGGGTGATATCAACGATGACCGCATCGCCGACGTGGTGCTGGGGCTGTCGGGACTGGATGGCGTCTCCTGGGCCGAACGCGACGTGCCGCTCGCCGAACGGGGCGCGGTGTTCGTGCTCTTTGGCGACGGGCGGTTCACGGCGATCACCGGCGAGGGGCCAAACACGCTGCCCAGCGGCATCCGCGATCTGGCGCGCTTCGATGCCCGCCCGGATGTCGTGTTTCTTGGTGAAAATGCAGGCGACCGGCTGGGTACCTCGGTGGCCACGGGCGTCACGGCCCGGACGAACCCCGCCACGCCGGAGGCCGAAGACCCGATGGTGCCGTATTTCGGGCTGGCGATGGGTGCGCCCGGAGCCGTTGCGGACGGCCGGGCTTCGGCCGGGAAAGTGTATGCGTTTCTCGTGGACCGCTACCTGAAGTCGCGGGACTGGCGGGCGCCGGGTTCGCTGTCCGATGGCGTCTACAACTTCAGCGACCCGGACGGGCCGGACGGGCCGCTTCTTTCCGATCACGGGCATTTCGAGATCTGGGGCGCGGAGGCGGGGGACCGCATCGGCCTTGCGCTGGAACTTGGGGGCGATTTCAACCTGGATTCGGTCGCCGATCTCGCCGTGCTGGGCGCCGGAACAGGCGGCGAGGGAATACTGTACCAGTTCCTGGTGACACCCTACCATCCGGCCCCGCCTCAGGCGTATGTCGTGGATCCGGACGTAACGGGCGGTTCGCCGTTCTACCCGGTCCAGACGATCAACATGGGCAACAGGGACGTGAACCGCCGCGTGGACCTGAACGGCGACAGCCTGCTCGATCCGCACGAGGACCGGTGCGTGTTCTGCATCCTGAACCTCGCCGAGCCCGACATCTTCGGTCTGCCGCAGGTGGCGATGGTGGGCGGCCCGGATGCGGTGGTGACGGGACCCCTGTTCGCGGCCGACACGATTCCGGATGGTCTCGATGATCTTTCCTTTCTGGCGGAAACCCCCGCCGGGACCGTCCCGGTGGTGCTGAATGGCCTCGTGGCAGGAACCGCCCCCTGGGTGGCTCCGGATGCCGATGTCTGCACCATCACGGAGCTTGTCCGGGTCGTTCAGATCTATTCCAAACCCGAGGATGTGGCGCTGGCGGTCGAGTCCGCGCTCCGGGGCCGGACCTGCGACGCGCTTCCACGTGTGCGGGGGAAGATCAGGGGCCGGGCCTCGGCGCAGCAGGGGATCGATCCGGTGCTGGACGGCAATGACGGATCGCTGGGCGCGGTGGGGCGGGATTTCCGGGGCCGCGTGACGATCGACGTGGAGCCGATCGCCGCCGCTCCGCGGTTCTTCCGCCGGCTGGAGGAAGCCGCGCCCGACGCCGGTAACGAAAACACAGTGCGGGTGCATATCAACCGGCTGCCGCTGGAGTCCCGGGAAGTGTGGGGGCCGGTGCTCACCACCGGGCGGCCGCCGGAGGCGGGCTACTTCACCGTTCCACCCGCCGCGTATCATGGTGCGGCCGATGTGAGCGGCGACGGGCAGCCGGATTTCATTGTGATCAGTGGCAGCGACGCTCACGTGCTTCACTAA
- a CDS encoding histone deacetylase: protein MATGIIRDDRFLAHDMGAGHPESPDRLRDIHRELDRLNLMPRLTHLEARPAGEADIVRIHDPALYHRVEFLSSRGGGGLDGDTYAAPETFEVARLATGGLLHLVEAIATGTVQNGIALVRPPGHHAEPSRAMGFCFFNNVAVAADHALRQTEWKRVAIVDYDIHHGNGTQNAFYGKGEVLYISSHQYPYYPGTGHFRETGTGAGEGKTLNIPLPPGQGDAEFLYLYQRIVRPALEKFRPDLIIVSAGFDIYRLDPLGGMKVTEQGFAELSRLLVRAAGDLCGGRVLFALEGGYHTQGLAASVGKVVGELLGDPAQPVTDPETAAPGIREYTKELIHHFRPYWGALG from the coding sequence ATGGCCACAGGGATCATCCGAGACGACCGGTTTCTCGCCCACGACATGGGAGCGGGCCACCCCGAATCGCCCGACCGGCTGCGGGATATCCACCGGGAACTGGACCGGCTGAACCTGATGCCGCGCCTCACACATCTGGAAGCCCGCCCGGCGGGCGAGGCCGACATCGTGCGGATTCACGACCCCGCCCTGTACCACCGGGTGGAGTTCCTCTCCAGCCGGGGCGGCGGCGGGCTGGATGGCGACACCTATGCCGCCCCGGAGACGTTCGAGGTGGCGCGGCTGGCCACGGGGGGGCTGCTGCATCTGGTGGAGGCGATCGCCACCGGTACGGTACAGAATGGCATCGCGCTGGTCCGTCCGCCAGGCCACCACGCCGAGCCGTCGCGTGCGATGGGGTTCTGCTTTTTCAACAACGTGGCAGTGGCGGCCGACCATGCGCTCCGTCAGACCGAATGGAAGCGGGTCGCCATCGTCGATTACGACATCCATCACGGTAACGGCACGCAGAACGCCTTTTACGGAAAGGGCGAGGTTCTCTACATCTCGTCCCACCAGTATCCCTACTATCCGGGCACGGGCCATTTCCGCGAAACCGGCACGGGAGCAGGCGAGGGAAAGACCCTGAACATCCCGTTGCCGCCGGGGCAGGGGGACGCCGAGTTCTTGTACTTGTACCAGCGCATCGTCCGTCCGGCGCTGGAAAAGTTCCGGCCCGACCTCATCATCGTGTCGGCCGGTTTCGACATCTACCGGCTGGACCCCCTGGGCGGCATGAAGGTGACCGAGCAGGGATTCGCCGAACTGTCGCGGCTTCTGGTCCGGGCGGCAGGCGATCTGTGCGGAGGCCGGGTGCTGTTCGCGCTGGAGGGCGGCTATCACACGCAGGGGCTCGCCGCGAGCGTCGGGAAGGTCGTGGGCGAACTGCTGGGCGACCCCGCCCAGCCGGTGACCGACCCGGAAACCGCCGCCCCCGGCATCCGGGAATACACGAAGGAACTCATCCACCATTTCCGGCCATACTGGGGGGCGCTCGGTTGA
- the tatB gene encoding Sec-independent protein translocase protein TatB: MFNIGFGEILVILVIAFVVVGPRGLPGLARSAGRLWREIRRYAEEISAELRENVGDLEKELGEMPREIRKTAAALDKVSDTIAGKVETRDFLGLDAGGRRRKPAKDGKDETGSTGPVPADVPGAATRAAASTEVVADPDLETFVTGKLPKGDG, encoded by the coding sequence GTGTTCAACATCGGCTTCGGCGAAATCCTCGTCATCCTCGTCATCGCCTTCGTGGTCGTGGGACCGCGCGGGTTGCCGGGGCTGGCCCGCTCGGCGGGCCGCCTGTGGCGCGAAATCCGCCGCTACGCCGAGGAGATTTCCGCCGAGCTGCGCGAGAACGTGGGCGACCTTGAGAAGGAACTGGGCGAGATGCCACGGGAGATCCGCAAGACGGCCGCCGCCCTCGACAAGGTGAGCGACACCATCGCCGGGAAGGTGGAGACGCGGGATTTCCTCGGGCTCGATGCCGGCGGCCGCAGGCGCAAACCGGCAAAAGACGGGAAAGATGAAACCGGCAGCACCGGACCAGTCCCGGCGGATGTGCCCGGCGCTGCCACCAGGGCGGCCGCCAGCACCGAAGTCGTCGCCGACCCTGACCTCGAAACCTTCGTCACCGGGAAACTGCCGAAGGGGGACGGATGA
- the tatC gene encoding twin-arginine translocase subunit TatC, protein MTDETPEPRPPGDREMPLVEHLEELRSRIIRIVIALGAAFFACYSQSDKLVAFFVKPLKAALPPGGTLQFTKITEPFMVHLKVSLVAALVVAFPYVCWQVWAFVSPGLYKKEKRLALPFVTAASLAFAAGVAFCFTVAFPFGFRFLVQGYATDDIVAIPKLEEYFTQATTMLVAFGLVFELPVVSFVLARLGVITARGMLGGFRVAVLLIAIIAAVLSPPDVISMSILGVPMLLLYLGSAGLVALVEQDRPPDGEVS, encoded by the coding sequence ATGACGGACGAAACCCCCGAGCCGCGCCCCCCCGGCGACCGGGAGATGCCGCTCGTCGAGCATCTGGAGGAGCTGCGTTCCAGGATCATCAGGATCGTGATCGCCCTCGGCGCCGCGTTTTTCGCCTGCTACAGCCAGTCGGACAAGCTCGTGGCGTTTTTCGTCAAGCCCCTGAAGGCCGCCCTTCCGCCCGGCGGCACCCTCCAGTTCACGAAGATCACCGAGCCTTTCATGGTCCACCTCAAGGTGTCCCTCGTCGCCGCGCTGGTGGTGGCCTTCCCGTATGTCTGCTGGCAGGTGTGGGCGTTCGTCTCCCCCGGCCTGTACAAGAAGGAGAAGCGGCTCGCCCTCCCCTTCGTCACCGCCGCCAGCCTCGCCTTTGCCGCTGGCGTCGCATTCTGCTTCACCGTCGCCTTCCCGTTCGGTTTCCGGTTCCTCGTGCAGGGCTATGCAACCGATGACATCGTCGCCATTCCCAAGCTGGAGGAATACTTCACGCAGGCGACCACCATGCTCGTCGCCTTCGGCCTCGTGTTCGAGCTTCCCGTCGTGTCTTTCGTTCTCGCCCGCCTCGGCGTCATCACCGCCCGCGGGATGCTCGGCGGCTTCCGGGTCGCGGTGCTCCTCATCGCCATCATCGCGGCCGTGCTCTCGCCGCCCGACGTGATCTCCATGAGCATCCTCGGCGTCCCGATGCTGCTGCTCTACCTGGGCAGCGCCGGGCTCGTGGCTCTGGTGGAGCAGGACCGCCCGCCAGACGGGGAAGTATCCTGA
- a CDS encoding NAD(P)-dependent oxidoreductase: protein MDLVTGGGGYLGSHVVAALMADGRRVRILDVQKTPYCPAGAEFFEGDMSRPEDVRASMRGIERVIHIAFVQSMSRRPEAERYRINIGGMTNLLEAAHAEGVRRFVYTSTIEIYGVTPPFPCLEDAPKDEPVGWYGRHKWICEQMLWDFSQKTGLPSVALRMPTICGQGFYNNRPLLKLMDRILDSKTVAVIGDGSVPGDFVLLEDVVQGFMLAANHPAAPGEPFNISGKGASSQLEVIRAMTGAAGSSSRIVRIPVWAARGGIRLARTLGLHDLPPDQDGYLFNPNHYSVEKARRMIGYEPRATPAEAAAALIAGYAQDREYVRQRSENY, encoded by the coding sequence ATGGATCTGGTGACGGGCGGCGGCGGGTATCTCGGCTCCCATGTGGTAGCCGCGCTGATGGCGGACGGGCGGCGGGTCCGTATTCTCGACGTGCAGAAGACGCCCTACTGTCCGGCCGGGGCGGAGTTTTTCGAGGGGGATATGTCCCGCCCGGAAGACGTGCGGGCATCCATGCGCGGCATCGAGCGGGTCATCCACATCGCGTTCGTCCAGTCCATGTCGCGCCGCCCGGAGGCCGAGCGGTACCGGATCAACATCGGCGGAATGACGAACCTTCTGGAAGCCGCCCATGCGGAAGGTGTAAGGCGGTTTGTCTACACCTCCACCATCGAGATTTACGGCGTGACGCCGCCGTTCCCGTGCCTTGAGGACGCGCCCAAGGACGAGCCGGTCGGCTGGTACGGACGGCACAAGTGGATCTGCGAGCAGATGCTGTGGGACTTCAGCCAAAAAACCGGACTCCCGTCGGTCGCGTTGCGGATGCCCACGATCTGCGGCCAGGGCTTTTACAACAACCGGCCCCTGCTGAAACTGATGGACCGTATTCTCGACAGCAAGACGGTGGCGGTGATCGGCGACGGCTCCGTTCCGGGGGATTTCGTGCTGCTGGAGGACGTGGTCCAGGGTTTCATGCTGGCCGCGAATCATCCCGCCGCGCCCGGCGAGCCGTTCAACATTTCCGGCAAGGGGGCCTCGTCGCAACTGGAGGTGATCCGGGCGATGACCGGGGCGGCGGGGTCGTCGTCAAGAATCGTCCGGATACCCGTATGGGCGGCACGCGGCGGTATCCGGCTGGCGAGAACGCTCGGCCTCCACGACCTTCCGCCGGACCAGGACGGCTACCTGTTCAACCCCAATCACTACTCCGTGGAGAAGGCGCGCCGGATGATCGGCTATGAGCCGCGGGCGACTCCGGCCGAGGCAGCGGCGGCGCTGATCGCCGGATACGCCCAGGACCGTGAATATGTCCGGCAGCGTTCGGAGAACTACTGA
- a CDS encoding class I SAM-dependent methyltransferase: protein MELNPVERWFVNSPVRRSLRARSVRRLVAPLRDISPDGRALEIGCGEGAAIGPILKAVRPSVLDAFDLDERQLERARRKFDAEGGRVVLGTGSAAAIPAPPGTYDTVFQFQVFHHIPNWRTALAEVSRVLRPGGYFIFTDTPIEFFSRLPLGPVLRAVTDHPYDMMFSEDEFRDTLRAVKLETVHWRRLRSGSFEGVARRAGRQAAGREDAA, encoded by the coding sequence ATGGAACTGAACCCGGTCGAAAGATGGTTCGTCAACTCGCCGGTGCGGCGCAGCCTGCGGGCGCGATCGGTCCGCCGGCTGGTCGCGCCATTGAGGGACATTTCACCGGACGGAAGGGCGCTGGAGATCGGTTGCGGGGAGGGAGCGGCCATCGGACCGATCCTGAAGGCCGTCCGCCCGTCGGTTCTGGATGCCTTCGATCTGGACGAGCGGCAGCTTGAACGTGCCCGCCGGAAGTTCGATGCGGAAGGCGGCCGTGTCGTGCTGGGCACCGGATCGGCGGCGGCCATACCCGCGCCGCCCGGCACATACGACACGGTGTTCCAGTTCCAGGTGTTCCACCACATTCCCAACTGGCGCACGGCCCTGGCCGAGGTGAGCCGTGTCCTGAGGCCGGGCGGATATTTCATTTTCACCGACACGCCCATCGAGTTCTTCTCCCGGCTTCCGCTGGGGCCGGTCCTGCGGGCAGTGACGGACCACCCGTACGACATGATGTTCTCCGAGGACGAATTCCGCGATACGCTGCGCGCCGTGAAACTGGAAACCGTCCACTGGCGCAGGCTCCGGTCGGGGTCGTTCGAGGGTGTGGCCCGCCGCGCCGGAAGGCAGGCGGCCGGCAGGGAGGACGCCGCGTGA
- a CDS encoding TetR/AcrR family transcriptional regulator, with translation MPRAASTRTTPAGSRRGRRRKPGTRPQPDRAGTSAESLALLKRQTTAFVRQFRTLSPEVFRALILPGEEITPRPASGFSRDRSFDYVVRMSESMGVNQSYGRILRGAAAEFGEKGYDATSIDGILEASDVARRTFYQFFSDKGDVLDDLFDLVMEVWGELFAEAARSEAPPQVKLKRAVRVCIGGFSFAGRLIRVLLTEALRPGSPLEGRYRKILDGLTATIQPAYEAAVGREVDPKYIRAQLVAVFAIALDLNLSPASTRAELEEAQRLMIRMIAALGR, from the coding sequence ATGCCCCGCGCCGCTTCCACCCGGACAACGCCCGCCGGTTCCCGGCGCGGACGCCGCCGCAAGCCCGGCACCCGACCGCAGCCCGACCGCGCCGGCACGAGCGCCGAGTCGCTCGCGCTGCTCAAGCGCCAGACCACCGCCTTCGTCCGGCAGTTCCGCACACTCAGCCCCGAGGTGTTCCGGGCGCTGATTCTCCCCGGCGAGGAGATCACGCCCCGCCCTGCCTCCGGTTTCAGCCGCGACCGGTCGTTCGACTACGTGGTCCGCATGTCGGAAAGCATGGGGGTGAACCAGAGCTACGGCCGCATCCTGCGCGGCGCGGCGGCCGAGTTCGGCGAGAAGGGCTACGACGCGACCAGCATTGACGGCATCCTGGAGGCCTCTGATGTCGCCCGCCGCACCTTTTACCAGTTCTTCAGCGACAAGGGGGACGTGCTGGACGACCTGTTCGATCTCGTCATGGAGGTCTGGGGCGAACTGTTCGCCGAAGCCGCCCGTTCGGAAGCCCCCCCGCAGGTGAAACTCAAGCGGGCCGTGCGTGTCTGCATCGGGGGATTCAGCTTCGCGGGCCGCCTGATCCGGGTGCTGCTCACCGAGGCCCTCCGGCCGGGCTCGCCGCTCGAAGGCCGCTACCGGAAGATACTCGACGGCCTCACCGCCACGATCCAGCCGGCCTACGAGGCCGCCGTCGGCCGTGAGGTGGACCCGAAATACATCCGCGCCCAGCTCGTCGCCGTCTTCGCCATCGCCCTCGACCTGAACCTGTCGCCCGCCAGCACCCGCGCCGAGCTGGAGGAGGCCCAGCGGCTCATGATCCGCATGATCGCCGCGCTGGGGAGGTAG
- a CDS encoding adenylate/guanylate cyclase domain-containing protein, with amino-acid sequence MSEASKNGPGHLGRLVDRIGIPLDWSQADRCWPVALILTGWWAFGRFILLNAIPGLRVMELSEADQAVIQTARFWTGLFVGIWGLLAVASFALRNRFPESRLWAHLVCQVWGFTFAVHCYAFGPTTSLMLGFVSVTGAIGGVLVLGWFPTLLGMSTFVGIGILLETAAWNGMIPYAPFFNVVAVRDGKLLLNWLLVSWPLSIFMTLLTMVLFGYFFHHWRSREEELAEAHVLLRASNTRMEEAAHLIRRYVPRQLAERIFSGDLEHEGKWERRKLTLFFSDIKGFTDASDELEAEDLSRVLNEYLYEMSAIAERYGATLDKFVGDAIMIFFGAPAATDDRDHALRCVRMALEMQARMGELARKWSDEGIENPFQIRIGINTGVATVGNFGSEGRMDYTAIGRQVNLAARLESSCTPGRILMSHSTWALVKDEIECQPQGEITVKGIHHPVKTYEAG; translated from the coding sequence ATGTCCGAAGCCTCAAAGAACGGGCCCGGCCATTTGGGCCGTCTGGTGGACCGGATCGGTATACCGCTCGACTGGAGCCAGGCCGACCGGTGCTGGCCGGTGGCCTTGATCCTGACCGGCTGGTGGGCATTCGGCCGGTTCATCCTGCTCAATGCCATACCCGGCCTCCGGGTGATGGAGCTGTCCGAAGCCGATCAGGCTGTGATCCAGACCGCCCGGTTCTGGACAGGGCTGTTCGTGGGGATATGGGGCCTGCTGGCCGTGGCCAGCTTTGCCTTGCGGAACCGGTTTCCCGAAAGCCGCCTCTGGGCGCATCTGGTTTGCCAGGTGTGGGGGTTCACGTTCGCCGTCCATTGCTACGCCTTCGGTCCCACGACGAGCCTCATGCTCGGTTTCGTGTCGGTGACGGGGGCCATCGGTGGTGTGCTTGTGCTGGGCTGGTTCCCGACACTGCTCGGCATGAGCACGTTCGTGGGGATCGGGATTCTCCTGGAAACCGCCGCGTGGAACGGGATGATTCCTTACGCGCCGTTCTTCAACGTGGTGGCGGTCCGCGACGGCAAGCTCCTGCTGAACTGGCTGCTGGTGAGCTGGCCGCTCTCGATATTCATGACGCTGCTCACGATGGTCCTGTTCGGCTACTTCTTCCACCACTGGCGGAGCCGCGAGGAGGAACTGGCCGAGGCCCACGTCCTGCTCCGCGCCTCCAACACCCGGATGGAGGAGGCGGCCCATCTCATCCGCCGCTACGTGCCCAGGCAGCTTGCTGAGCGGATCTTCTCCGGCGACCTTGAGCACGAAGGCAAGTGGGAGCGGCGCAAGCTCACGCTGTTCTTCTCTGACATCAAGGGGTTCACCGACGCCAGCGACGAGCTGGAGGCCGAGGACCTCTCCCGCGTGCTGAACGAATACCTTTACGAAATGTCGGCCATCGCCGAGCGGTACGGCGCGACGCTGGACAAGTTCGTGGGCGATGCGATCATGATCTTCTTCGGCGCGCCGGCGGCCACCGACGACCGCGACCATGCGCTCCGGTGCGTCCGCATGGCGCTGGAGATGCAGGCCCGCATGGGGGAACTGGCCCGCAAGTGGTCGGACGAGGGGATCGAAAACCCGTTCCAGATCCGGATCGGCATCAATACCGGTGTCGCCACCGTGGGGAACTTCGGCTCCGAGGGGCGCATGGACTACACGGCGATCGGCAGGCAGGTGAACCTCGCCGCCCGCCTTGAGTCCAGCTGCACTCCCGGCAGGATCCTGATGAGCCACTCCACCTGGGCGCTGGTGAAGGACGAGATTGAGTGTCAGCCCCAAGGTGAAATCACCGTCAAGGGCATCCACCATCCGGTCAAGACGTACGAGGCGGGGTAG
- the mscL gene encoding large conductance mechanosensitive channel protein MscL — translation MAKEFRDFAIRGNVIDLAVGVIIGGVFGKIVTSAVNDVLMPPVGALVGRVNFSDLFISLSGGDFKSLADAKAAGAATINYGLFMNTVIDFTITAFVMFMIIKQFNRVKTELARKEAPAAPAAPTEKECPHCFSKIHIKATRCPHCTSEMKAA, via the coding sequence ATAGCGAAAGAGTTCCGTGATTTTGCAATCCGGGGGAACGTGATCGATCTGGCCGTCGGTGTGATTATCGGCGGCGTGTTCGGAAAGATCGTGACCTCCGCCGTCAATGACGTGCTGATGCCACCGGTCGGCGCGCTGGTCGGACGGGTCAACTTCAGCGACCTGTTCATCAGCCTGTCGGGTGGTGATTTCAAGTCGCTGGCCGACGCCAAGGCGGCGGGTGCGGCGACCATCAACTACGGCCTGTTCATGAACACGGTGATCGATTTCACGATCACGGCGTTCGTGATGTTCATGATCATCAAGCAGTTCAACCGGGTGAAAACCGAACTGGCACGGAAGGAAGCTCCCGCGGCCCCGGCGGCTCCAACGGAAAAGGAATGCCCGCACTGCTTCTCGAAAATCCATATCAAGGCGACCCGCTGCCCGCACTGCACGAGCGAGATGAAAGCCGCCTAG